The window TACGGATGTACTGCGCGAAGCCGGCGACCGTCGACGCTCCGTCGATCCGGGCCTCGTAGCGACGCGCCTCGGCCACGTCACTGATCTCGATCGCCATGTCTCCTCCTTGAACCCGTTGAGCCGGTGCACGACACTAACCCACAGTGGCCAAAACCCGTACGGTCCGCCCGAGTTGCCCTCCGGAGCGCAGACGCGCGGGCGGATCATTCGGCTAAGTTGACGTTCGATTGCCGAACAACGATCCGCAGGAGGCCCTCTCGTGACAGACCACGAACCCGAACTCGCCGCAGCTGCCGAGATACGGGCCCGGATCGACACGGACAAGCCGCACTCCGCTCGTTTCTGGAACTACTTCGTGGGCGGCAAGGACCACTACGAGGTGGACCGTGAGATCGGGGACCACATCAAGGAGATCTTCCCCGGTCTCGTCGATGTGGCGCTCACGAGCCGCCACTTCCTCGGACGCGCTGTCACGCACCTCGCCGGCGAGCAGGGCATCCGCCAGTTCCTGGACATCGGCACCGGTCTGCCGACCGCCGACAACACCCACGAGGTCGCCCAGCGCGTGGCCCCGGACGCGCGCATCGTGTACGTCGACAACGACCCGCTGGTCCTCGCCCACGCCCGTGCCCTGCTCACCAGCACGCCCGAGGGCGAGACGGCGTACCTCGACGCCAATCTGTACGAGCCGGAGGCCGTCCTCAAGGCCGCGGCGCACACCCTGGACCTCTCCAAGCCCGTCGCCCTGATGATCCTCAACACACTCGGCCATGTCGCCGAGTACGGCCAGGCCCG is drawn from Streptomyces liliifuscus and contains these coding sequences:
- a CDS encoding SAM-dependent methyltransferase — protein: MTDHEPELAAAAEIRARIDTDKPHSARFWNYFVGGKDHYEVDREIGDHIKEIFPGLVDVALTSRHFLGRAVTHLAGEQGIRQFLDIGTGLPTADNTHEVAQRVAPDARIVYVDNDPLVLAHARALLTSTPEGETAYLDANLYEPEAVLKAAAHTLDLSKPVALMILNTLGHVAEYGQARDLVSRLMSGLPSGSYLVISDSTATSEGMIAASDAYNSSGAVPYYVRGVDEIAGFFDGLDLVEPGVVQVTQWRPEAAGSVVDAYGGVGRKP